One genomic region from Sulfurimonas sp. hsl 1-7 encodes:
- the nuoL gene encoding NADH-quinone oxidoreductase subunit L, translated as MEKYLYIALFAPLVSSLFSALFTATPKKTFTGIVGSLLIFTSFVSSSILLAHILGGGEAVHVELMTWMATGDLYIPFGFVVDQVSVTMMMVVTLVSTIVHIYSIGYMDHDAGFNRFFAWLSAFVFSMMVLVMSDNFAGLFIGWEGVGLCSWGLIGFWYHKEIATWAANEAFIMNRIADLGMLIGIFLIYWNTGTLQYTEAFTAMANLDTATLVWIGIFLFIGAMGKSAQFPLHTWLADAMEGPTPVSALIHAATMVTAGVYLVIRSNELYDMIPNVGLFIASLGAFVAIFAASMALVNRDMKRIIAYSTLSQLGYMFAAAGLGAYWVALFHLMAHAFFKALLFLGAGNVMHAMHDELDPFKMGGLKKVMKWTFIMMTLASVALAGIFPLAGFFSKDLILEAAFVEHHYIIYSVLLITAGLTAFYSFRLVALIFHGEERYKLFGIHPHEAYKFMLVAMSPLLLLAVIAGSLKLSYFEMITNLLPAIEYHIHHPVVYWAMTIGTQVFVILAVLFAYKKYASWSTVPDGSSKMEQSFVYKVLYNQYYIPYAYEKYLVEPYREISELFWKKVDLKIVDATVDGIAGILYGTGEKTRGMQSGNLSTMLKWMVGGTVVLLSLAVVFGLAVRYIDEIKAILSGLGVM; from the coding sequence ATGGAAAAATATTTATACATTGCACTTTTTGCACCGCTAGTAAGTTCTTTGTTCTCAGCGCTTTTTACAGCGACACCAAAGAAAACTTTTACTGGTATTGTAGGAAGTTTACTAATATTTACATCGTTTGTAAGTAGTTCTATTCTTTTAGCTCACATACTTGGTGGTGGTGAAGCTGTTCATGTAGAGCTTATGACTTGGATGGCTACGGGAGATCTTTATATCCCATTTGGTTTTGTTGTAGATCAGGTTTCTGTAACTATGATGATGGTTGTAACACTGGTATCTACTATTGTTCATATCTATTCAATCGGATATATGGACCATGATGCAGGTTTCAACAGATTTTTTGCTTGGTTATCGGCTTTCGTTTTCTCAATGATGGTTCTTGTAATGAGTGACAACTTCGCTGGTCTTTTCATCGGTTGGGAAGGTGTTGGTCTTTGTTCTTGGGGTCTTATCGGATTCTGGTACCATAAAGAGATCGCAACTTGGGCAGCAAACGAAGCGTTCATTATGAACCGTATCGCTGACCTTGGTATGTTAATCGGTATCTTCTTAATTTACTGGAACACAGGTACTTTACAATATACTGAAGCATTCACTGCAATGGCTAACTTAGATACAGCTACACTTGTATGGATTGGTATCTTCTTATTTATCGGTGCTATGGGTAAATCTGCTCAGTTTCCTCTACATACATGGCTTGCAGATGCGATGGAAGGTCCAACTCCTGTTTCGGCTCTTATCCACGCGGCAACAATGGTAACGGCTGGTGTTTACTTAGTTATCCGTTCAAACGAACTTTATGACATGATTCCAAATGTTGGATTATTCATTGCGTCTCTTGGTGCATTTGTTGCGATCTTTGCTGCATCTATGGCACTTGTAAACCGTGATATGAAAAGAATTATTGCTTACTCTACACTTTCTCAGTTAGGGTATATGTTTGCTGCAGCTGGACTTGGTGCATACTGGGTAGCACTTTTCCACCTTATGGCTCACGCATTCTTTAAAGCACTATTATTCTTAGGTGCAGGTAACGTAATGCACGCTATGCATGATGAGCTTGATCCGTTTAAAATGGGTGGACTTAAAAAGGTTATGAAGTGGACATTTATTATGATGACTCTAGCTTCAGTAGCACTTGCTGGTATCTTCCCACTTGCTGGATTCTTCTCAAAAGATCTAATCTTAGAAGCAGCATTTGTTGAGCATCACTATATTATCTACTCAGTGTTATTAATCACTGCAGGTTTAACGGCATTCTATTCATTTAGATTAGTTGCTCTTATCTTCCACGGTGAAGAGAGATATAAACTTTTCGGTATCCATCCTCATGAAGCATACAAATTTATGCTTGTAGCGATGAGTCCGTTATTGTTATTAGCTGTAATTGCAGGTTCACTAAAACTTTCATACTTTGAGATGATTACAAACCTTTTACCGGCTATTGAATACCATATTCACCATCCTGTAGTTTATTGGGCAATGACAATCGGTACGCAGGTTTTTGTTATCTTAGCAGTACTGTTTGCATATAAAAAATATGCATCTTGGTCAACTGTACCTGACGGGTCAAGCAAAATGGAACAAAGTTTTGTGTATAAAGTGTTATACAACCAATACTATATCCCATATGCGTATGAGAAATATTTAGTAGAGCCGTATAGAGAGATCTCAGAACTATTTTGGAAAAAAGTTGATCTTAAAATTGTTGATGCAACAGTTGACGGTATTGCAGGTATTCTTTACGGTACAGGTGAGAAAACTAGAGGTATGCAAAGTGGAAATCTTTCTACGATGTTAAAATGGATGGTAGGTGGTACTGTAGTACTACTATCTTTAGCTGTAGTTTTTGGATTAGCAGTTAGATATATTGATGAGATTAAAGCTATCTTATCAGGTTTAGGAGTAATGTAA
- the nuoK gene encoding NADH-quinone oxidoreductase subunit NuoK, whose protein sequence is MMEIGLNHYLVLSTILFAIGLVGVMKRKNLLLLFFATEILLNSVNIAFAAISHYYADLTGQMFAFFVIAIAASEVAVGLGLLIVWHKRHNNVDLETMASMRG, encoded by the coding sequence ATGATGGAAATAGGTTTAAATCACTATCTTGTTCTATCTACAATTTTATTCGCTATTGGTTTAGTGGGTGTAATGAAAAGAAAGAACCTATTATTACTGTTTTTCGCAACTGAGATTTTACTAAACTCTGTAAACATCGCTTTTGCTGCGATTTCACACTACTATGCTGACTTAACTGGTCAGATGTTTGCATTTTTTGTAATTGCTATTGCTGCTTCTGAAGTTGCAGTTGGACTTGGTCTTTTAATTGTATGGCATAAACGTCACAACAATGTTGACTTAGAAACTATGGCAAGTATGAGGGGATAA
- a CDS encoding NADH-quinone oxidoreductase subunit J yields the protein MFEAVAFYLFAFLTIAMFFITVTTSQALYALTALAAGMIFISAFFFILGADFLGAIQIIVYTGAVMALYAFGMMFFDTTREVKEKQGNKYIIVGMATLSAILVVAIFAAPIVSDNMMAFAPALDNVGNTQQVGVVLFTKYLIPFEVAAVMLLVAMIAGIILAGKKMDLSLTLMNADEIRELEEKNKKVLS from the coding sequence ATGTTTGAAGCGGTAGCGTTTTACTTGTTTGCATTTTTAACAATTGCGATGTTCTTTATCACTGTAACGACATCTCAAGCGTTATATGCATTAACTGCATTAGCAGCGGGAATGATTTTTATATCGGCATTTTTCTTTATCCTTGGTGCTGATTTCTTAGGTGCGATACAAATTATCGTTTATACGGGTGCTGTAATGGCTCTTTATGCGTTTGGTATGATGTTCTTTGATACTACTCGTGAAGTTAAAGAGAAGCAGGGGAACAAATACATCATCGTTGGTATGGCAACGCTTTCAGCTATTTTAGTTGTTGCAATTTTTGCAGCTCCAATCGTATCTGATAACATGATGGCTTTTGCTCCGGCACTTGATAATGTTGGAAATACACAACAAGTTGGTGTTGTATTATTTACAAAATATCTTATCCCGTTTGAAGTAGCGGCTGTAATGCTTTTAGTAGCTATGATCGCAGGTATTATCTTAGCTGGTAAGAAAATGGATCTTTCATTAACTCTTATGAATGCTGATGAGATAAGAGAACTTGAAGAAAAAAATAAAAAGGTGCTTTCATGA
- the nuoI gene encoding NADH-quinone oxidoreductase subunit NuoI encodes MNMEPFNDRNVAEGGYYLVDIEDYPTTPWGKFKRVAKRTFKGELFVGLWVVLREMIKADIHTVQYPAEKMPIGPRYRAVHEMKRLWESDAERCIGCGLCEKICISNCIRMETKYDENQRKEVSEYSINLGRCIFCGYCAEVCPELAITHGGEYENASDQREHFILYDDMLTPIDTMKANAQKEFEGFGAITPHEDERVKKTPLAY; translated from the coding sequence ATGAATATGGAACCATTTAATGATAGAAATGTAGCAGAGGGTGGCTACTATTTAGTAGATATTGAAGATTATCCCACAACTCCATGGGGTAAATTCAAACGTGTTGCAAAAAGAACTTTTAAAGGGGAGCTTTTTGTAGGTCTTTGGGTTGTACTTCGTGAAATGATCAAAGCTGATATTCACACGGTACAATATCCTGCTGAAAAGATGCCAATCGGTCCAAGATACCGTGCGGTTCATGAGATGAAACGTCTTTGGGAATCTGATGCTGAGAGATGTATCGGTTGTGGTCTTTGTGAAAAGATTTGTATTTCTAACTGTATCCGTATGGAAACAAAATACGATGAAAACCAAAGAAAAGAGGTTTCTGAATATAGCATCAACTTAGGTCGTTGTATCTTCTGTGGTTATTGTGCAGAGGTTTGTCCTGAACTTGCTATTACTCACGGTGGTGAGTATGAAAATGCAAGTGACCAAAGAGAGCATTTCATCCTTTATGATGATATGTTAACACCGATAGACACTATGAAAGCAAATGCTCAAAAAGAGTTTGAAGGTTTCGGTGCTATTACACCACATGAAGATGAGCGTGTTAAGAAAACACCTCTAGCATATTAA
- the nuoH gene encoding NADH-quinone oxidoreductase subunit NuoH yields MDSAYLIETIIKVVVILLVFSALAGIGTYFERKVLAFMQRRLGPMNVGPYGLLQVAADGIKLFTKEDIIPTGVVVKIFKIAPVITAATAFMAAAAIPFLPSFTLFGYEVHPIVSDINIGILYILGIMAVGLYGPLLGGMASANKYSLISAARTAAVFISYEVVTGLSILAPIMMVGSLSLIDFNEYQAGGISEWIVWSQPVAFVLFWIAAFAETGRTPFHLIANDHEIIDGFGTEYSGMRWGLFFIGEYANMFFISFVIPLIFLGGYGDGSLLGALGLLAKVAFFFFFFLWTRAAWPDVRPDQLMWLCWKVLMPIAVINVVITGFVMMF; encoded by the coding sequence ATGGACAGCGCATATTTAATAGAAACGATAATTAAAGTTGTTGTAATTTTACTAGTGTTTTCAGCATTAGCTGGTATTGGTACATACTTCGAAAGAAAGGTACTGGCATTTATGCAACGTCGTTTAGGACCAATGAATGTTGGTCCTTACGGTTTACTGCAAGTTGCAGCGGACGGTATTAAACTTTTTACTAAAGAGGATATTATCCCGACTGGTGTTGTTGTAAAAATCTTTAAAATAGCTCCGGTAATTACAGCTGCTACTGCATTTATGGCTGCAGCTGCTATTCCGTTTTTACCGTCTTTTACACTATTTGGATATGAAGTTCATCCAATAGTTTCAGATATCAACATAGGTATCTTATACATCTTAGGTATTATGGCTGTTGGTTTATACGGACCTTTACTTGGTGGTATGGCTTCGGCAAATAAGTATTCACTTATTTCAGCTGCTCGTACAGCTGCAGTATTTATCTCTTATGAGGTTGTAACTGGTTTATCAATTTTAGCTCCAATTATGATGGTTGGTTCACTTTCATTAATTGATTTTAATGAATATCAAGCTGGTGGAATTTCAGAGTGGATCGTATGGTCACAACCTGTTGCATTTGTACTTTTCTGGATCGCAGCATTTGCTGAAACTGGTCGTACACCGTTCCACTTAATTGCTAATGACCACGAAATTATTGACGGTTTCGGTACTGAGTACTCTGGTATGAGATGGGGTCTTTTCTTCATCGGTGAGTATGCAAATATGTTCTTTATCTCATTTGTTATTCCTCTAATTTTCTTAGGTGGATATGGTGACGGTAGTTTACTAGGTGCTTTAGGTTTACTTGCTAAAGTTGCATTCTTTTTCTTCTTCTTCCTGTGGACTAGAGCTGCATGGCCAGATGTAAGACCGGATCAACTTATGTGGTTATGTTGGAAAGTGCTTATGCCAATCGCAGTGATTAATGTTGTAATCACTGGTTTTGTGATGATGTTTTAA
- a CDS encoding NADH-quinone oxidoreductase subunit G → MSKISINIDGREIQTQEGEYILNAARANDIFIPAICYLTRCSPTLACRICLVEADGKQVYACNAKAKDGMNITTTTENIEKERRAIMEVYDVNHPLQCGVCDQSGECELQNYTLEIEVDSQSYAIKDVDRSAHDWGHLHYDPGLCIVCERCVTACKDMIGDNSLKTIARGAEGIDTEFKETMPKDAYAMWNKLNKSVIGLTNGTDELDCTSCGECAAVCPVGALVDTHFMYKSNAWELKQVPATCGHCSAGCQISYDVKHTSLHDDTEKIYRVMNEWNYVSLCGAGRYGFDYQNADVTKDETAFTNALEAFKKADTIKFTSTITNEEAYLLQSMKEKFGYKLVNDEAKAFQTFLKDYSEVSGTSLYGGDLKVTMDSNFIVSVGSALKADNPNARYALNNSLTVNKGAGLYFHPVKDPIIEGLGKSIMTVEHAPLQEEIALYLVLDLFGDKAAMPADITEYLASFHSEKTVTVEETVKEKVVEIVKEMKVNEETGEEEEVEVEKSKMVNKKVSKEVVVDDNKLLELLGAQSDFMEALEKNTKKAETFALMVGPDLYTHPNAKNLARLVALIEKYSKFEVTMIPALTNSLGVSLICDLDEAAGSYAIGYNTKGDFTLSALGDGDLDMPAMNQQEGTLTSINKRVNPTNAAVSYGGYELNDIANALGFNAENVIDYTASLPTEKGFKAVDFDSLPNHYENDGTEVRGYVLENVAVSATGDESVAKFSEDKLEGSIIYLANPVRQFNDFTNKATELDEVSGVYMSEEFLSNSDFNEGDTVRVKTNKGELTAAVVSDNKISGSIVVLPTFDSKLNSEALFDGYRFNSASIEKV, encoded by the coding sequence GTATATGCTTGTAACGCTAAAGCAAAAGACGGGATGAATATTACAACTACGACTGAAAACATTGAAAAAGAGCGCCGTGCAATTATGGAAGTTTACGATGTAAACCATCCATTACAGTGTGGTGTTTGTGACCAGTCGGGTGAGTGTGAACTACAAAACTATACTTTAGAGATTGAAGTAGATTCTCAAAGTTATGCGATCAAAGATGTAGATAGAAGTGCTCATGATTGGGGACACTTACACTACGATCCGGGCTTATGTATCGTTTGTGAAAGATGTGTAACTGCATGTAAAGATATGATCGGTGACAACTCTTTAAAAACAATTGCACGCGGTGCTGAAGGTATCGATACAGAGTTTAAAGAAACAATGCCTAAAGATGCTTATGCAATGTGGAATAAGTTAAACAAGTCTGTTATCGGTCTTACTAACGGAACTGATGAACTAGATTGTACATCTTGTGGTGAGTGTGCTGCTGTATGTCCTGTTGGTGCATTAGTAGATACTCACTTTATGTACAAATCAAATGCATGGGAATTAAAACAAGTTCCAGCTACTTGTGGTCACTGTTCTGCGGGATGTCAGATCTCTTACGATGTAAAACATACAAGTTTACATGATGACACAGAGAAAATCTATCGTGTAATGAATGAGTGGAACTATGTATCGCTTTGTGGTGCAGGTCGCTACGGTTTTGACTATCAAAACGCCGATGTTACAAAAGATGAGACGGCATTTACTAATGCTCTTGAAGCTTTCAAAAAAGCAGATACTATCAAGTTTACATCAACGATCACGAATGAAGAAGCATACCTACTTCAATCTATGAAGGAAAAATTTGGTTACAAACTTGTTAATGATGAAGCAAAAGCGTTCCAAACTTTCTTAAAAGATTACTCTGAAGTGAGTGGAACATCATTATATGGCGGCGATCTAAAAGTTACTATGGATTCTAATTTCATCGTTTCTGTTGGTTCGGCACTAAAAGCTGATAATCCAAATGCAAGATATGCACTTAATAACTCTTTAACTGTTAACAAAGGTGCGGGACTTTATTTCCACCCTGTGAAAGATCCTATTATTGAAGGTCTTGGTAAGTCTATTATGACAGTTGAACATGCTCCTCTTCAAGAAGAAATAGCACTTTATTTAGTACTTGATCTATTCGGTGATAAAGCTGCAATGCCTGCTGATATTACTGAATATCTTGCATCTTTCCACTCTGAAAAAACTGTAACGGTTGAAGAGACTGTAAAAGAAAAAGTTGTTGAGATCGTTAAAGAGATGAAAGTTAACGAAGAGACTGGTGAAGAGGAAGAGGTTGAAGTAGAAAAATCTAAGATGGTAAATAAAAAAGTCTCTAAAGAAGTTGTTGTAGATGATAACAAACTTTTAGAACTTCTTGGCGCACAATCTGACTTTATGGAAGCTTTAGAGAAAAATACTAAAAAAGCTGAAACTTTTGCTCTTATGGTTGGACCGGATCTTTATACGCATCCAAACGCTAAAAACTTAGCAAGATTAGTAGCTCTTATTGAGAAGTATTCTAAGTTTGAAGTAACAATGATCCCTGCACTAACAAACTCTTTAGGTGTAAGCTTAATTTGTGATTTAGATGAGGCAGCGGGTTCATATGCTATCGGTTATAACACAAAAGGTGACTTTACGCTTTCAGCTTTAGGTGACGGTGATTTAGATATGCCTGCTATGAATCAGCAAGAGGGAACTTTAACATCTATAAATAAACGTGTTAACCCTACAAATGCAGCAGTGTCATATGGCGGATATGAATTAAATGATATCGCTAATGCATTAGGCTTTAATGCTGAGAATGTAATTGACTATACTGCAAGTTTACCGACAGAAAAAGGTTTCAAAGCAGTTGATTTTGACAGCCTACCAAACCATTATGAAAATGACGGTACAGAGGTTAGAGGTTACGTGTTAGAAAATGTAGCAGTTAGCGCTACTGGCGACGAAAGTGTGGCTAAATTCAGCGAGGACAAGCTAGAAGGTAGTATAATCTACCTTGCTAATCCGGTAAGACAATTTAATGATTTTACTAATAAAGCTACTGAACTTGATGAAGTAAGTGGTGTATATATGTCTGAAGAATTTTTATCTAACTCAGACTTTAATGAGGGTGATACAGTTAGAGTTAAAACTAATAAAGGGGAGCTTACTGCTGCTGTAGTTAGTGATAACAAAATCTCAGGTTCAATAGTAGTTCTTCCTACTTTTGATTCAAAATTAAATTCAGAGGCTTTATTTGACGGTTATCGTTTTAATTCAGCTTCGATAGAAAAGGTGTAG